In Pieris napi chromosome 2, ilPieNapi1.2, whole genome shotgun sequence, the following proteins share a genomic window:
- the LOC125060144 gene encoding fatty acid-binding protein 2-like codes for MAYFGKVFTLEKNENFEGFINSLGLPKEKVDSYVMSKSSQKIEKDGDGYIITSTTSLGVTEMKFKPGVEFDQQLVPEIVTKNVITVDGDKFTQVQKAGGKTITYVREFSPDNLVVTITSDFWDGVAKRIYV; via the exons ATGGCGTACTTTGGAAAGGTTTTCACCttggaaaaaaatgaaaattttgagGGATTTATTAACAGTTTAG GTTTGCCAAAAGAAAAAGTAGACAGCTACGTGATGTCCAAGTCTTCCCAAAAGATAGAGAAGGATGGGGATGGTTACATTATTACTTCTACGACTAGCCTGGGGGTTACAGAAATGAAATTTAAGCCGGGGGTGGAATTTGATCAACAATTAGTTCCTGAGATAGTA ACAAAGAATGTAATTACTGTTGATGGCGATAAGTTTACCCAAGTGCAGAAGGCTGGTGGCAAAACTATCACATATGTTAGAGAGTTCTCTCCAGATAATTTGGTCGTG ACAATTACTTCTGACTTTTGGGACGGCGTAGCCAAGAGAATCTACGTATAA
- the LOC125060137 gene encoding fatty acid-binding protein 2-like, whose protein sequence is MAFFGKLYTHESNENFDEFVKSLNLPQDFATAYLNSKISQKIEKDGDEYVITTNKPSGPSEMRFKSGVEFDEKITAEVTGKNTITVDGNKVTQIQKLPDGKTVTFAREYSPDKLVVTITSSFWNGTAKRIYVA, encoded by the exons ATGGCTTTCTTTGGCAAGTTGTACACACACGAGAGCAACGAGAACTTCGACGAGTTTGTTAAAAGTTTGA ATCTTCCACAAGACTTTGCTACTGCTTACCTCAATTCCAAGATTTCTCAGAAAATCGAGAAAGATGGAGACGAGTACGTTATAACCACCAACAAACCATCGGGACCAAGTGAAATGAGATTTAAAAGCGGCGTTGAGTTTGACGAGAAAATCACAGCTGAAGTTACT GGCAAGAACACAATAACTGTAGATGGTAACAAAGTGACTCAAATTCAGAAGTTACCTGATGGCAAAACCGTCACCTTCGCCAGGGAATATTCACCAGACAAACTTGTTGTG aCTATCACATCGAGCTTCTGGAACGGCACAGCAAAAAGGATTTACGTTgcgtaa
- the LOC125060133 gene encoding uncharacterized protein LOC125060133 encodes MLHEIARRCINVSKHDETIFNQHNSLLAVRGDKQLHIIEYSYNVLCLDKKLDFVESSIVCPRSSSTSEFSKEYASKGISNIELVEFVTNPYFWSYSNDLKQEIANIVAFEWSPSDLIFNNQSVLAILNSVGNVEFFGPQQKVWCSIVEFSDIIKHYFISELQIDVGEKCKTIEKLKEIVYGIGTSAICWGPNINEDSSSIFVTAQRNSTIIFWLIKFTNTDLSVDVLGKIYADDEEIKTLAWIPYSDNLFLFIYANVLGEVVGKVCKIEGKKILEQATIVLWKWKDRMVPKNIQYIIDGNRLLIIYPKHRHLVVQMFDKDFKLLNKVVNVVNDEKISVLTKTSAGLYIGTINTKIYKLIYKVTKNALTIEFESIILKDSYVNHELYGLTFSPNEIICHLVLANRRVNVRKEPLHMLVVSLSCKDQIEKVLLNNPSKKLTHMWDCIELLRYKTMKSKKLPSLNYVNLYNETNTDIYKLKVYLILVKLYNNLEEILKNQSKGLLPETSIEVVQDKLLAAHAKETIINKYEQHKNPTFNGFEMEWLSGCCKYLEYYSKKYDIPKNNIISNNVWESLIALITKSELPKYNCLFCDDLIEDFSCANGHKSMFCSVTFTPIDSEEYLVCNCCEVTARMELYQYKPLCVLCDGHLECYNVSL; translated from the coding sequence ATGTTGCACGAAATAGCCCGAAGATGCATTAATGTGAGCAAACATGATGAAACCATCTTTAACCAACACAATTCTTTACTTGCAGTGCGTGGAGATAAACAATTGCATATAATAGAATATTCTTACAATGTGTTATGTTTAGACAAGAAGTTGGATTTTGTGGAATCATCAATTGTTTGCCCAAGAAGTAGTTCAACATCTGAGTTTTCTAAAGAGTATGCAAGTAAAGGAATCAGTAATATAGAACTTGTTGAATTTGTAACAAACCCTTATTTCTGGTCATATAGTAATGACTTGAAACAAGAAATAGCTAATATTGTTGCATTTGAGTGGTCGCCATCAgatcttatttttaataatcaaagtgTACTTGCCATTTTGAATTCTGTTGGTAATGTGGAATTCTTTGGTCCACAACAAAAAGTTTGGTGTAGTATTGTAGAATTTTcagatattataaaacactacTTTATATCTGAATTACAGATAGATGTGGGTGAAAAATGTAAGACAATAGAGAAATTAAAGGAAATAGTGTATGGTATTGGCACTAGTGCAATATGTTGGGGACCCAATATTAATGAAGACAGCTCAAGTATTTTTGTCACAGCTCAAAGGAATAGTACTATTATATTttggttaattaaatttaccaaTACTGACTTGAGTGTTGATGTTTTGGGAAAAATTTATGCTGATGATGAAGAAATCAAAACCTTAGCATGGATACCTTACTCAGataacttgtttttatttatttatgccaATGTACTGGGAGAGGTTGTTGGAAAGGTTTGTAAAATAGaagggaaaaaaatattagaacaaGCAACAATAGTTTTATGGAAATGGAAAGATAGAATGGTACCCAAAAACATACAGTATATTATTGATGGCAATCGCTTACTGATTATATATCCTAAACATAGACACTTGGTGGTGCAGATGTttgataaagattttaaattactcAACAAAGTTGTTAACGTTGTCAATGATGAGAAAATTTCAGTTTTGACTAAAACGTCGGCCGGTCTATATATAGGaacaataaatactaaaatatataaattaatttataaagtgaCGAAAAATGCCCTCACTATTGAGTTTgaaagtataattttaaaagactCTTACGTAAATCATGAGCTATATGGTCTCACATTTTCACccaatgaaataatttgtcaTCTTGTACTTGCTAATAGGAGAGTTAATGTTAGAAAAGAACCATTGCACATGTTAGTTGTATCTCTTAGTTGTAAAGATCAAATTGAAAAGGTCTTGCTTAATAATCCTTCAAAGAAGTTAACACATATGTGGGACTGCATTGAGTTATTAAGGTATAAGACTATGAAAAGCAAGAAATTACCTTcacttaattatgtaaatctgTATAATGAGACTAACacagatatatataaattaaaagtttatttgatCCTAGTAAagctttacaataatttagaagaaatattgaagaatCAATCCAAAGGATTATTGCCTGAGACATCAATAGAAGTTGTTCAAGATAAACTACTGGCTGCTCATGCAAAGGAAactatcataaataaatatgaacagCACAAAAATCCTACATTTAATGGTTTTGAAATGGAATGGTTATCAGGATGTTGCAAATACCTGgaatattatagtaaaaaatatgacattccgaaaaataacataatttcaaataatgtTTGGGAAAGTCTTATTGCTTTGATTACTAAATCTGAGTTACCAAAatataattgtcttttttgtGATGATTTGATTGAGGATTTTTCTTGTGCGAATGGGCATAAAAGTATGTTCTGTTCTGTGACTTTTACCCCAATAGACAGTGAAGAATACCTTGTATGTAATTGCTGTGAGGTGACTGCAAGAATGGAACTATATCAATATAAACCCTTATGTGTGCTCTGTGATGGTCATTTAGAGTGTTATAATGTATCATTATAA